A genome region from Homo sapiens chromosome 8 genomic patch of type FIX, GRCh38.p14 PATCHES HG76_PATCH includes the following:
- the LONRF1 gene encoding LON peptidase N-terminal domain and RING finger protein 1 isoform 2 (isoform 2 is encoded by transcript variant 2; The RefSeq protein has 1 substitution compared to this genomic sequence) has translation MSSPAVARTSPGGSREMAPAPQGRGRFWEVGGGSGHRLERAAAESERWELLLRRGELLALGGHLKGALEAFAAALRRGAPARPECLGALVDCLVFNYRLRHGLGWSAAPVAGADGGAGGLLRCLGCRGFLSEPVTVPCGHSYCRRCLRRELRARCRLCRDRLPPATASATDAEGTAPRPPPLAAAIAASDFRTSVVLNHLAEKWFPGQRERARAAGRLGELLHQGRYREALAAACEALRAEPSDLIVKIYRAESYAGLQEFKAAIEDLNAVLFQLPDWPEVYFRKGKVLCDAGFLGDALQLFLQCLALDEDFAPAKLQVQKILCDLLLPENLKEGLKESSWSSLPCTKNRPFDFHSVMEESQSLNEPSPKQSEEIPEVTSEPVKGSLNRAQSAQSINSTEMPAREDCLKRVSSEPVLSVQEKGVLLKRKLSLLEQDVIVNEDGRNKLKKQGAYGDIPEELIDVSDFECSLCMRLFFEPVTTPCGHSFCKNCLERCLDHAPYCPLCKESLKEYLADRRYCVTQLLEELIVKYLPDELSERKKIYDEETAELSHLTKNVPIFVCTMAYPTVPCPLHVFEPRYRLMIRRSIQTGTKQFGMCVSDTQNSFADYGCMLQIRNVHFLPDGRSVVDTVGGKRFRVLKRGMKDGYCTADIEYLEDVKVENEDEIKNLRELHDLVYSQACSWFQNLRDRFRSQILQHFGSMPEREENLQAAPNGPAWCWWLLAVLPVDPRYQLSVLSMKSLKERLTKIQHILTYFSRDQSK, from the exons ATGTCCTCTCCGGCGGTGGCGAGGACCTCCCCAGGAGGGAGTCGGGAGATGGCCCCAGCGCCGCAGGGCCGAGGCCGGTTCTGGGAAGTGGGCGGCGGCAGCGGCCATCGGCTGGAGCGCGCGGCCGCGGAGTCGGAGCGCTGGGAGCTGCTGCTCCGCCGCGGGGAGCTGCTGGCGCTGGGCGGCCACCTGAAGGGCGCGCTGGAGGCGTTCGCGGCGGCGCTGCGCCGCGGGGCCCCGGCCAGGCCCGAGTGCCTGGGCGCCCTGGTGGACTGCCTGGTGTTCAACTACCGGCTCCGCCACGGGCTGGGCTGGAGCGCGGCCCCGGTTGCAGGCGCTGACGGCGGCGCCGGCGGGCTCCTCAGATGCCTGGGCTGCCGGGGCTTCCTGAGCGAGCCGGTGACCGTGCCCTGTGGCCACAGCTACTGCCGCCGCTGCCTGCGGAGGGAACTCCGCGCCCGCTGCCGCCTCTGCCGGGACCGGCTGCCGCCCGCCACCGCCAGTGCCACTGATGCTGAAGGGACCGCCCCGCGGCCGCCGCCTCTGGCCGCCGCCATCGCCGCTTCAGACTTCAGAACCAGCGTCGTCCTCAACCACCTGGCCGAGAAGTGGTTTCCGGGCCAGCGCGAGCGGGCCCGGGCGGCCGGCAGGCTCGGGGAGCTACTGCACCAGGGGCGCTACCGGGAGGCCCTGGCCGCCGCCTGCGAGGCGCTGCGAGCAG aacCCAGTGACTTGATTGTAAAAATTTACAGAGCGGAATCATATGCTGGTCTCCAAGAGTTTAAAGCAGCCATAGAAGATTTAAATGCAGTTCTTTTTCAACTTCCAGATTGGCCTGAG GTCTACTTCAGGAAAGGAAAAGTACTCTGCGATGCTGGTTTTTTAGGTGATGCCTTACAACTCTTTCTTCAGTGCTTAGCCCTTGATGAAGATTTTGCACCTGCAAAGCTGCAAGTACAAAAG ATTTTATGTGATTTATTATTACCTGAAAACTTAAAAGAAGGCCTGAAGGAATCTTCCTGGAGTTCATTACCATGTACTAAAAACAGACCTTTTGATTTTCATTCAGTGATGGAAGAGTCTCAGTCTCTCAATGAACCTAGCCCAAAGCAG agtgAAGAAATACCAGAGGTCACTTCAGAGCCTGTCAAAGGAAGCTTAAACCGTGCTCAGTCAGCACAGTCTATAAATTCAACAGAAATGCCTGCCAGAGAGGACTGTTTAAAAAGAGTGTCCCCAGAACCTGTTCTGTCAGTTCAAGAAAAAGGTGTTCTGCTGAAAAGAAAGTTGTCTCTTTTAGAACAGGATGTGATTGTAAATGAAGATGGAAGAAATAAGCTGAAAAAACAAGGAG CTTATGGTGATATTCCAGAAGAATTAATCGATGTCTCAGATTTCGAGTGTTCTCTCTGCATGAG GTTGTTTTTTGAGCCAGTAACAACCCCTTGCGGACATTCGTTCTGTAAGAATTGTCTTGAGCGTTGTTTAGATCATGCACCATATTGTCCTCTTTGCAAAGAAAGCTTAAAAGag TATCTAGCAGATAGGAGGTACTGTGTCACACAGCTGTTGGAAGAATTAATAGTGAAGTATCTGCCTGATGAACtgtctgagagaaaaaaaatatatgatgaAGAAACTGCTGAACTCTCACA CTTGACCAAGAATGTTCCAATATTTGTTTGCACTATGGCCTACCCCACTGTGCCTTGCCCTCTCCATGTATTTGAGCCAAGATACAGATTGATGATTCGAAGAAGTATACAGACTGGAACCAAACAGTTTGGCATGTGTGTCAGTGATACACAAAATAG ttttgCAGATTATGGTTGTATGTTACAAATTAGAAACGTGCATTTCTTACCGGACGGAAGGTCTGTGGTTGATACAGTTGGAGGAAAGCGGTTTagggttttaaaaagaggaatgaaAGATGGATATTGCACTGCCGACATTGAATATCTGGAAGATGttaag GTTGAGAATGAAGATGAGATTAAGAATCTCAGAGAGCTTCATGATTTGGTTTACTCTCAAGCCTGCAGCTGGTTTCAGAATTTAAGAGACAGATTTCGAAGCCAAATTCTTCAGCATTTCGGATCAATGCCCGAGAGGGAGGAAAACCTTCAG GCAGCCCCTAATGGACCTGCATGGTGTTGGTGGCTTCTTGCAGTTCTCCCTGTAGACCCACGATACCAGCTGTCGGTTTTGTCAATGAAGTCTTTGAAAGAACGGTTGACCAAGATACAGCATATACTGACCTATTTTTCTAGAGACCAATCTAAGTAA
- the LONRF1 gene encoding LON peptidase N-terminal domain and RING finger protein 1 isoform 1 (isoform 1 is encoded by transcript variant 1; The RefSeq protein has 1 substitution compared to this genomic sequence) has product MSSPAVARTSPGGSREMAPAPQGRGRFWEVGGGSGHRLERAAAESERWELLLRRGELLALGGHLKGALEAFAAALRRGAPARPECLGALVDCLVFNYRLRHGLGWSAAPVAGADGGAGGLLRCLGCRGFLSEPVTVPCGHSYCRRCLRRELRARCRLCRDRLPPATASATDAEGTAPRPPPLAAAIAASDFRTSVVLNHLAEKWFPGQRERARAAGRLGELLHQGRYREALAAACEALRAEPSDLIVKIYRAESYAGLQEFKAAIEDLNAVLFQLPDWPEVYFRKGKVLCDAGFLGDALQLFLQCLALDEDFAPAKLQVQKILCDLLLPENLKEGLKESSWSSLPCTKNRPFDFHSVMEESQSLNEPSPKQSEEIPEVTSEPVKGSLNRAQSAQSINSTEMPAREDCLKRVSSEPVLSVQEKGVLLKRKLSLLEQDVIVNEDGRNKLKKQGETPNEVCMFSLAYGDIPEELIDVSDFECSLCMRLFFEPVTTPCGHSFCKNCLERCLDHAPYCPLCKESLKEYLADRRYCVTQLLEELIVKYLPDELSERKKIYDEETAELSHLTKNVPIFVCTMAYPTVPCPLHVFEPRYRLMIRRSIQTGTKQFGMCVSDTQNSFADYGCMLQIRNVHFLPDGRSVVDTVGGKRFRVLKRGMKDGYCTADIEYLEDVKVENEDEIKNLRELHDLVYSQACSWFQNLRDRFRSQILQHFGSMPEREENLQAAPNGPAWCWWLLAVLPVDPRYQLSVLSMKSLKERLTKIQHILTYFSRDQSK; this is encoded by the exons ATGTCCTCTCCGGCGGTGGCGAGGACCTCCCCAGGAGGGAGTCGGGAGATGGCCCCAGCGCCGCAGGGCCGAGGCCGGTTCTGGGAAGTGGGCGGCGGCAGCGGCCATCGGCTGGAGCGCGCGGCCGCGGAGTCGGAGCGCTGGGAGCTGCTGCTCCGCCGCGGGGAGCTGCTGGCGCTGGGCGGCCACCTGAAGGGCGCGCTGGAGGCGTTCGCGGCGGCGCTGCGCCGCGGGGCCCCGGCCAGGCCCGAGTGCCTGGGCGCCCTGGTGGACTGCCTGGTGTTCAACTACCGGCTCCGCCACGGGCTGGGCTGGAGCGCGGCCCCGGTTGCAGGCGCTGACGGCGGCGCCGGCGGGCTCCTCAGATGCCTGGGCTGCCGGGGCTTCCTGAGCGAGCCGGTGACCGTGCCCTGTGGCCACAGCTACTGCCGCCGCTGCCTGCGGAGGGAACTCCGCGCCCGCTGCCGCCTCTGCCGGGACCGGCTGCCGCCCGCCACCGCCAGTGCCACTGATGCTGAAGGGACCGCCCCGCGGCCGCCGCCTCTGGCCGCCGCCATCGCCGCTTCAGACTTCAGAACCAGCGTCGTCCTCAACCACCTGGCCGAGAAGTGGTTTCCGGGCCAGCGCGAGCGGGCCCGGGCGGCCGGCAGGCTCGGGGAGCTACTGCACCAGGGGCGCTACCGGGAGGCCCTGGCCGCCGCCTGCGAGGCGCTGCGAGCAG aacCCAGTGACTTGATTGTAAAAATTTACAGAGCGGAATCATATGCTGGTCTCCAAGAGTTTAAAGCAGCCATAGAAGATTTAAATGCAGTTCTTTTTCAACTTCCAGATTGGCCTGAG GTCTACTTCAGGAAAGGAAAAGTACTCTGCGATGCTGGTTTTTTAGGTGATGCCTTACAACTCTTTCTTCAGTGCTTAGCCCTTGATGAAGATTTTGCACCTGCAAAGCTGCAAGTACAAAAG ATTTTATGTGATTTATTATTACCTGAAAACTTAAAAGAAGGCCTGAAGGAATCTTCCTGGAGTTCATTACCATGTACTAAAAACAGACCTTTTGATTTTCATTCAGTGATGGAAGAGTCTCAGTCTCTCAATGAACCTAGCCCAAAGCAG agtgAAGAAATACCAGAGGTCACTTCAGAGCCTGTCAAAGGAAGCTTAAACCGTGCTCAGTCAGCACAGTCTATAAATTCAACAGAAATGCCTGCCAGAGAGGACTGTTTAAAAAGAGTGTCCCCAGAACCTGTTCTGTCAGTTCAAGAAAAAGGTGTTCTGCTGAAAAGAAAGTTGTCTCTTTTAGAACAGGATGTGATTGTAAATGAAGATGGAAGAAATAAGCTGAAAAAACAAGGAG AAACTCCCAATGAAGTCTGTATGTTTTCCTTAGCTTATGGTGATATTCCAGAAGAATTAATCGATGTCTCAGATTTCGAGTGTTCTCTCTGCATGAG GTTGTTTTTTGAGCCAGTAACAACCCCTTGCGGACATTCGTTCTGTAAGAATTGTCTTGAGCGTTGTTTAGATCATGCACCATATTGTCCTCTTTGCAAAGAAAGCTTAAAAGag TATCTAGCAGATAGGAGGTACTGTGTCACACAGCTGTTGGAAGAATTAATAGTGAAGTATCTGCCTGATGAACtgtctgagagaaaaaaaatatatgatgaAGAAACTGCTGAACTCTCACA CTTGACCAAGAATGTTCCAATATTTGTTTGCACTATGGCCTACCCCACTGTGCCTTGCCCTCTCCATGTATTTGAGCCAAGATACAGATTGATGATTCGAAGAAGTATACAGACTGGAACCAAACAGTTTGGCATGTGTGTCAGTGATACACAAAATAG ttttgCAGATTATGGTTGTATGTTACAAATTAGAAACGTGCATTTCTTACCGGACGGAAGGTCTGTGGTTGATACAGTTGGAGGAAAGCGGTTTagggttttaaaaagaggaatgaaAGATGGATATTGCACTGCCGACATTGAATATCTGGAAGATGttaag GTTGAGAATGAAGATGAGATTAAGAATCTCAGAGAGCTTCATGATTTGGTTTACTCTCAAGCCTGCAGCTGGTTTCAGAATTTAAGAGACAGATTTCGAAGCCAAATTCTTCAGCATTTCGGATCAATGCCCGAGAGGGAGGAAAACCTTCAG GCAGCCCCTAATGGACCTGCATGGTGTTGGTGGCTTCTTGCAGTTCTCCCTGTAGACCCACGATACCAGCTGTCGGTTTTGTCAATGAAGTCTTTGAAAGAACGGTTGACCAAGATACAGCATATACTGACCTATTTTTCTAGAGACCAATCTAAGTAA
- the LONRF1 gene encoding LON peptidase N-terminal domain and RING finger protein 1 isoform X2, producing the protein MYFAVHLAYEPSDLIVKIYRAESYAGLQEFKAAIEDLNAVLFQLPDWPEVYFRKGKVLCDAGFLGDALQLFLQCLALDEDFAPAKLQVQKILCDLLLPENLKEGLKESSWSSLPCTKNRPFDFHSVMEESQSLNEPSPKQSEEIPEVTSEPVKGSLNRAQSAQSINSTEMPAREDCLKRVSPEPVLSVQEKGVLLKRKLSLLEQDVIVNEDGRNKLKKQGAYGDIPEELIDVSDFECSLCMRLFFEPVTTPCGHSFCKNCLERCLDHAPYCPLCKESLKEYLADRRYCVTQLLEELIVKYLPDELSERKKIYDEETAELSHLTKNVPIFVCTMAYPTVPCPLHVFEPRYRLMIRRSIQTGTKQFGMCVSDTQNSFADYGCMLQIRNVHFLPDGRSVVDTVGGKRFRVLKRGMKDGYCTADIEYLEDVKVENEDEIKNLRELHDLVYSQACSWFQNLRDRFRSQILQHFGSMPEREENLQAAPNGPAWCWWLLAVLPVDPRYQLSVLSMKSLKERLTKIQHILTYFSRDQSK; encoded by the exons ATGTACTTTGCAGTGCACCTAGCTTATG aacCCAGTGACTTGATTGTAAAAATTTACAGAGCGGAATCATATGCTGGTCTCCAAGAGTTTAAAGCAGCCATAGAAGATTTAAATGCAGTTCTTTTTCAACTTCCAGATTGGCCTGAG GTCTACTTCAGGAAAGGAAAAGTACTCTGCGATGCTGGTTTTTTAGGTGATGCCTTACAACTCTTTCTTCAGTGCTTAGCCCTTGATGAAGATTTTGCACCTGCAAAGCTGCAAGTACAAAAG ATTTTATGTGATTTATTATTACCTGAAAACTTAAAAGAAGGCCTGAAGGAATCTTCCTGGAGTTCATTACCATGTACTAAAAACAGACCTTTTGATTTTCATTCAGTGATGGAAGAGTCTCAGTCTCTCAATGAACCTAGCCCAAAGCAG agtgAAGAAATACCAGAGGTCACTTCAGAGCCTGTCAAAGGAAGCTTAAACCGTGCTCAGTCAGCACAGTCTATAAATTCAACAGAAATGCCTGCCAGAGAGGACTGTTTAAAAAGAGTGTCCCCAGAACCTGTTCTGTCAGTTCAAGAAAAAGGTGTTCTGCTGAAAAGAAAGTTGTCTCTTTTAGAACAGGATGTGATTGTAAATGAAGATGGAAGAAATAAGCTGAAAAAACAAGGAG CTTATGGTGATATTCCAGAAGAATTAATCGATGTCTCAGATTTCGAGTGTTCTCTCTGCATGAG GTTGTTTTTTGAGCCAGTAACAACCCCTTGCGGACATTCGTTCTGTAAGAATTGTCTTGAGCGTTGTTTAGATCATGCACCATATTGTCCTCTTTGCAAAGAAAGCTTAAAAGag TATCTAGCAGATAGGAGGTACTGTGTCACACAGCTGTTGGAAGAATTAATAGTGAAGTATCTGCCTGATGAACtgtctgagagaaaaaaaatatatgatgaAGAAACTGCTGAACTCTCACA CTTGACCAAGAATGTTCCAATATTTGTTTGCACTATGGCCTACCCCACTGTGCCTTGCCCTCTCCATGTATTTGAGCCAAGATACAGATTGATGATTCGAAGAAGTATACAGACTGGAACCAAACAGTTTGGCATGTGTGTCAGTGATACACAAAATAG ttttgCAGATTATGGTTGTATGTTACAAATTAGAAACGTGCATTTCTTACCGGACGGAAGGTCTGTGGTTGATACAGTTGGAGGAAAGCGGTTTagggttttaaaaagaggaatgaaAGATGGATATTGCACTGCCGACATTGAATATCTGGAAGATGttaag GTTGAGAATGAAGATGAGATTAAGAATCTCAGAGAGCTTCATGATTTGGTTTACTCTCAAGCCTGCAGCTGGTTTCAGAATTTAAGAGACAGATTTCGAAGCCAAATTCTTCAGCATTTCGGATCAATGCCCGAGAGGGAGGAAAACCTTCAG GCAGCCCCTAATGGACCTGCATGGTGTTGGTGGCTTCTTGCAGTTCTCCCTGTAGACCCACGATACCAGCTGTCGGTTTTGTCAATGAAGTCTTTGAAAGAACGGTTGACCAAGATACAGCATATACTGACCTATTTTTCTAGAGACCAATCTAAGTAA
- the LONRF1 gene encoding LON peptidase N-terminal domain and RING finger protein 1 isoform X1: MYFAVHLAYEPSDLIVKIYRAESYAGLQEFKAAIEDLNAVLFQLPDWPEVYFRKGKVLCDAGFLGDALQLFLQCLALDEDFAPAKLQVQKILCDLLLPENLKEGLKESSWSSLPCTKNRPFDFHSVMEESQSLNEPSPKQSEEIPEVTSEPVKGSLNRAQSAQSINSTEMPAREDCLKRVSPEPVLSVQEKGVLLKRKLSLLEQDVIVNEDGRNKLKKQGETPNEVCMFSLAYGDIPEELIDVSDFECSLCMRLFFEPVTTPCGHSFCKNCLERCLDHAPYCPLCKESLKEYLADRRYCVTQLLEELIVKYLPDELSERKKIYDEETAELSHLTKNVPIFVCTMAYPTVPCPLHVFEPRYRLMIRRSIQTGTKQFGMCVSDTQNSFADYGCMLQIRNVHFLPDGRSVVDTVGGKRFRVLKRGMKDGYCTADIEYLEDVKVENEDEIKNLRELHDLVYSQACSWFQNLRDRFRSQILQHFGSMPEREENLQAAPNGPAWCWWLLAVLPVDPRYQLSVLSMKSLKERLTKIQHILTYFSRDQSK, encoded by the exons ATGTACTTTGCAGTGCACCTAGCTTATG aacCCAGTGACTTGATTGTAAAAATTTACAGAGCGGAATCATATGCTGGTCTCCAAGAGTTTAAAGCAGCCATAGAAGATTTAAATGCAGTTCTTTTTCAACTTCCAGATTGGCCTGAG GTCTACTTCAGGAAAGGAAAAGTACTCTGCGATGCTGGTTTTTTAGGTGATGCCTTACAACTCTTTCTTCAGTGCTTAGCCCTTGATGAAGATTTTGCACCTGCAAAGCTGCAAGTACAAAAG ATTTTATGTGATTTATTATTACCTGAAAACTTAAAAGAAGGCCTGAAGGAATCTTCCTGGAGTTCATTACCATGTACTAAAAACAGACCTTTTGATTTTCATTCAGTGATGGAAGAGTCTCAGTCTCTCAATGAACCTAGCCCAAAGCAG agtgAAGAAATACCAGAGGTCACTTCAGAGCCTGTCAAAGGAAGCTTAAACCGTGCTCAGTCAGCACAGTCTATAAATTCAACAGAAATGCCTGCCAGAGAGGACTGTTTAAAAAGAGTGTCCCCAGAACCTGTTCTGTCAGTTCAAGAAAAAGGTGTTCTGCTGAAAAGAAAGTTGTCTCTTTTAGAACAGGATGTGATTGTAAATGAAGATGGAAGAAATAAGCTGAAAAAACAAGGAG AAACTCCCAATGAAGTCTGTATGTTTTCCTTAGCTTATGGTGATATTCCAGAAGAATTAATCGATGTCTCAGATTTCGAGTGTTCTCTCTGCATGAG GTTGTTTTTTGAGCCAGTAACAACCCCTTGCGGACATTCGTTCTGTAAGAATTGTCTTGAGCGTTGTTTAGATCATGCACCATATTGTCCTCTTTGCAAAGAAAGCTTAAAAGag TATCTAGCAGATAGGAGGTACTGTGTCACACAGCTGTTGGAAGAATTAATAGTGAAGTATCTGCCTGATGAACtgtctgagagaaaaaaaatatatgatgaAGAAACTGCTGAACTCTCACA CTTGACCAAGAATGTTCCAATATTTGTTTGCACTATGGCCTACCCCACTGTGCCTTGCCCTCTCCATGTATTTGAGCCAAGATACAGATTGATGATTCGAAGAAGTATACAGACTGGAACCAAACAGTTTGGCATGTGTGTCAGTGATACACAAAATAG ttttgCAGATTATGGTTGTATGTTACAAATTAGAAACGTGCATTTCTTACCGGACGGAAGGTCTGTGGTTGATACAGTTGGAGGAAAGCGGTTTagggttttaaaaagaggaatgaaAGATGGATATTGCACTGCCGACATTGAATATCTGGAAGATGttaag GTTGAGAATGAAGATGAGATTAAGAATCTCAGAGAGCTTCATGATTTGGTTTACTCTCAAGCCTGCAGCTGGTTTCAGAATTTAAGAGACAGATTTCGAAGCCAAATTCTTCAGCATTTCGGATCAATGCCCGAGAGGGAGGAAAACCTTCAG GCAGCCCCTAATGGACCTGCATGGTGTTGGTGGCTTCTTGCAGTTCTCCCTGTAGACCCACGATACCAGCTGTCGGTTTTGTCAATGAAGTCTTTGAAAGAACGGTTGACCAAGATACAGCATATACTGACCTATTTTTCTAGAGACCAATCTAAGTAA
- the LONRF1 gene encoding LON peptidase N-terminal domain and RING finger protein 1 isoform X3, giving the protein MSSPAVARTSPGGSREMAPAPQGRGRFWEVGGGSGHRLERAAAESERWELLLRRGELLALGGHLKGALEAFAAALRRGAPARPECLGALVDCLVFNYRLRHGLGWSAAPVAGADGGAGGLLRCLGCRGFLSEPVTVPCGHSYCRRCLRRELRARCRLCRDRLPPATASATDAEGTAPRPPPLAAAIAASDFRTSVVLNHLAEKWFPGQRERARAAGRLGELLHQGRYREALAAACEALRAEPSDLIVKIYRAESYAGLQEFKAAIEDLNAVLFQLPDWPEVYFRKGKVLCDAGFLGDALQLFLQCLALDEDFAPAKLQVQKILCDLLLPENLKEGLKESSWSSLPCTKNRPFDFHSVMEESQSLNEPSPKQLDEPTDAEPVDTEGQLCWQKSFTCHSVGIKVKKYQRSLQSLSKEA; this is encoded by the exons ATGTCCTCTCCGGCGGTGGCGAGGACCTCCCCAGGAGGGAGTCGGGAGATGGCCCCAGCGCCGCAGGGCCGAGGCCGGTTCTGGGAAGTGGGCGGCGGCAGCGGCCATCGGCTGGAGCGCGCGGCCGCGGAGTCGGAGCGCTGGGAGCTGCTGCTCCGCCGCGGGGAGCTGCTGGCGCTGGGCGGCCACCTGAAGGGCGCGCTGGAGGCGTTCGCGGCGGCGCTGCGCCGCGGGGCCCCGGCCAGGCCCGAGTGCCTGGGCGCCCTGGTGGACTGCCTGGTGTTCAACTACCGGCTCCGCCACGGGCTGGGCTGGAGCGCGGCCCCGGTTGCAGGCGCTGACGGCGGCGCCGGCGGGCTCCTCAGATGCCTGGGCTGCCGGGGCTTCCTGAGCGAGCCGGTGACCGTGCCCTGTGGCCACAGCTACTGCCGCCGCTGCCTGCGGAGGGAACTCCGCGCCCGCTGCCGCCTCTGCCGGGACCGGCTGCCGCCCGCCACCGCCAGTGCCACTGATGCTGAAGGGACCGCCCCGCGGCCGCCGCCTCTGGCCGCCGCCATCGCCGCTTCAGACTTCAGAACCAGCGTCGTCCTCAACCACCTGGCCGAGAAGTGGTTTCCGGGCCAGCGCGAGCGGGCCCGGGCGGCCGGCAGGCTCGGGGAGCTACTGCACCAGGGGCGCTACCGGGAGGCCCTGGCCGCCGCCTGCGAGGCGCTGCGAGCAG aacCCAGTGACTTGATTGTAAAAATTTACAGAGCGGAATCATATGCTGGTCTCCAAGAGTTTAAAGCAGCCATAGAAGATTTAAATGCAGTTCTTTTTCAACTTCCAGATTGGCCTGAG GTCTACTTCAGGAAAGGAAAAGTACTCTGCGATGCTGGTTTTTTAGGTGATGCCTTACAACTCTTTCTTCAGTGCTTAGCCCTTGATGAAGATTTTGCACCTGCAAAGCTGCAAGTACAAAAG ATTTTATGTGATTTATTATTACCTGAAAACTTAAAAGAAGGCCTGAAGGAATCTTCCTGGAGTTCATTACCATGTACTAAAAACAGACCTTTTGATTTTCATTCAGTGATGGAAGAGTCTCAGTCTCTCAATGAACCTAGCCCAAAGCAG TTGGATGAACCCACGGATGCAGAGCCTGTGGATACGGAGGGCCAACTGTGCTGGCAAAAATCATTTACTTGTCACAGTGTTGGAATCAA agtgAAGAAATACCAGAGGTCACTTCAGAGCCTGTCAAAGGAAGCTTAA